One Methylosarcina fibrata AML-C10 DNA segment encodes these proteins:
- the nrdR gene encoding transcriptional regulator NrdR — protein MRCPFCTAQDTRVLDSRLTNEGDQVRRRRECIVCKERFTTFEAAELTLPRVVKRDGTREPFEEKKLRSGMLRALEKRPVSGDEIEAAIHRIKKELMSRGDREVTTHELGEKVMKELSVLDHVAYVRFASVYRSFQDVSEFTDMIKHLQKK, from the coding sequence ATGCGATGTCCGTTTTGTACGGCACAAGACACCAGAGTTCTTGATTCCAGGCTGACCAACGAAGGAGATCAGGTGCGCCGCCGCCGGGAATGCATTGTCTGCAAGGAACGATTTACTACTTTCGAAGCGGCGGAACTGACCTTGCCTCGGGTCGTCAAACGGGACGGCACCCGCGAACCTTTCGAAGAGAAAAAATTGCGCTCGGGCATGCTCCGGGCCCTGGAGAAACGCCCGGTCAGCGGCGATGAAATCGAAGCGGCCATCCACCGCATCAAAAAGGAACTGATGAGCCGGGGAGATCGGGAAGTCACGACGCACGAACTGGGCGAAAAAGTCATGAAGGAGCTCAGCGTGCTCGACCATGTGGCTTACGTCCGCTTCGCCTCGGTTTATCGAAGCTTTCAGGACGTCAGCGAATTCACCGACATGATCAAACACTTGCAGAAAAAATAA
- the thiL gene encoding thiamine-phosphate kinase: MALSEFSLIDRFFTRQRVNNPTTRLGIGDDCALLAVPEDCELAVTMDTMVENVHFFAGADPEQLGHKILAVNLSDLAGMGAKPLSVTLALTLPAVDETWLTAFTRGFLTLAERHQVDLIGGDTTSGPLTLTVQAMGLVPKGQALKRSTARAGDFIFVTGPIGDAGLGLRIKQGYASSRPDEALRRFNRPDPACAAGLALRGLATSCIDVSDGLAGDLSHILEQSGVGACLEWDSLPLSDAVREYLQDTGDWSMPLVAGDDYELCFTVSPEKAPLLALPCRKIGIIEPEPGLRLNKDGTIKPFKAKAYEHFS; encoded by the coding sequence ATGGCTCTTAGCGAATTTTCCCTTATCGACCGGTTTTTTACCCGGCAACGGGTCAACAACCCGACGACTCGTCTCGGCATCGGCGACGACTGCGCGTTGCTGGCCGTCCCGGAGGATTGCGAGCTGGCGGTGACGATGGACACGATGGTGGAAAACGTTCATTTTTTCGCCGGCGCCGATCCCGAACAATTGGGCCATAAAATCCTGGCCGTCAATTTGAGCGATCTGGCCGGCATGGGCGCGAAGCCGCTCTCCGTTACCCTGGCCCTGACTCTGCCCGCAGTCGATGAAACCTGGCTGACCGCCTTCACCCGGGGTTTTCTGACGCTGGCCGAACGCCATCAAGTCGATTTGATCGGTGGCGATACCACGTCGGGTCCGCTCACGTTAACGGTGCAGGCGATGGGACTGGTGCCCAAGGGCCAGGCATTGAAGCGCTCTACCGCCCGCGCCGGCGATTTCATCTTTGTCACCGGCCCCATCGGCGATGCCGGACTCGGCTTGAGAATCAAGCAAGGCTATGCCTCCAGCCGGCCCGATGAAGCTCTCCGCCGTTTCAACCGGCCCGATCCGGCTTGTGCCGCAGGCCTTGCCTTAAGAGGCCTGGCCACCTCCTGCATCGACGTTTCGGACGGGCTGGCCGGCGATCTGAGCCACATTCTCGAGCAAAGCGGGGTCGGCGCCTGCCTTGAATGGGACTCGCTGCCTTTGTCCGATGCGGTACGGGAATACCTTCAGGACACCGGAGACTGGTCCATGCCGCTGGTGGCCGGCGACGACTACGAACTGTGCTTTACCGTCAGTCCCGAAAAAGCGCCCCTGTTGGCCCTGCCCTGCCGCAAGATCGGCATCATCGAGCCGGAACCCGGTTTGCGCCTCAACAAAGACGGAACTATCAAACCCTTCAAAGCGAAAGCGTATGAGCATTTTTCATAA
- the ribBA gene encoding bifunctional 3,4-dihydroxy-2-butanone-4-phosphate synthase/GTP cyclohydrolase II, giving the protein MNTIEEIIEDLRQGKMVIIMDDEDRENEGDLVMAAAFTRPEDVNFMARYGRGLICLTLTSERCHQLRLPLMINENKTAHSTNFTVSIEAATGVTTGISAADRARTIQCAVAPDAKADDLVQPGHIFPLMAKSGGVLNRAGHTEAGCDLARLAGVEPAAVIVEILNEDGSMARRPDLELFARQHNLKIGTIADLIQYRIRHENTLERISECTFPTEFGDFRLYAYQDRNDNNLHLALVMGQVSGDEPVLVRVHARNLLDDLFASKRSGSSISIRTALQKIAEAGRGVLVVIRRNEDNKALVELIHRYQLEDHGIAPSDEDLETTDWRMTGTGARILADLGVHKLKVLGTQKKYVGLSGFDLEVSEHVGS; this is encoded by the coding sequence ATGAATACCATCGAAGAAATCATAGAAGATTTGCGCCAGGGTAAAATGGTCATCATCATGGACGACGAAGACCGGGAAAACGAGGGCGATCTGGTCATGGCGGCCGCGTTCACCCGCCCCGAGGACGTCAACTTCATGGCGCGCTACGGCCGGGGGCTGATCTGCCTGACCCTGACCAGCGAACGCTGCCACCAATTGCGCCTGCCGTTGATGATCAACGAAAACAAAACGGCCCATTCGACCAATTTTACCGTTTCCATCGAGGCGGCGACCGGCGTCACCACCGGTATTTCGGCGGCGGACCGCGCCCGAACGATCCAGTGCGCGGTCGCTCCGGACGCCAAAGCCGACGATCTGGTTCAACCCGGCCATATTTTTCCTTTGATGGCCAAATCCGGCGGCGTTTTGAATCGCGCGGGACATACCGAGGCGGGCTGCGACCTGGCCCGCCTGGCCGGAGTCGAACCGGCTGCGGTGATCGTCGAAATTCTCAACGAGGACGGCTCGATGGCAAGGCGGCCCGACCTCGAACTATTCGCCAGGCAGCACAATCTGAAAATCGGCACCATCGCCGATCTCATCCAATACCGCATCCGCCACGAGAATACCCTGGAACGCATCAGCGAATGCACCTTTCCTACTGAATTCGGCGACTTTCGCCTCTATGCCTACCAGGACCGGAACGACAACAACCTGCATCTGGCGCTGGTCATGGGACAGGTTTCGGGCGACGAACCGGTGCTGGTCCGGGTCCATGCGCGCAACTTGCTGGACGACCTGTTTGCCTCGAAACGCAGCGGCAGCAGCATTTCCATACGCACCGCCCTGCAGAAGATCGCCGAAGCCGGCCGGGGCGTTTTGGTGGTCATCCGGCGCAATGAGGACAACAAGGCGTTGGTGGAACTGATTCATCGCTATCAACTGGAGGACCACGGCATCGCTCCGAGCGATGAAGACCTGGAAACGACCGATTGGCGCATGACCGGAACCGGAGCCCGAATCCTGGCGGATCTGGGCGTGCATAAACTCAAGGTCCTGGGCACCCAGAAAAAATACGTGGGGCTTTCGGGCTTCGACCTGGAAGTGTCCGAACACGTCGGTTCCTGA
- a CDS encoding phosphatidylglycerophosphatase A family protein yields the protein MSIFHKSSHGSNQLTPGQILADPVLFLAFGFGSGLAKKAPGTLGTAAAIPLYLAFVQAGLTLYSVLTVAAILFGIPICGRAAEKLGEHDYNGIVWDEVAGYLITMWLVPATWQTIIAGFILFRIFDILKPWPIRWIDRQIGGGLGIMLDDVLAAVFAGALLWLFVLQGWIQ from the coding sequence ATGAGCATTTTTCATAAGTCATCTCACGGTAGCAATCAATTGACGCCCGGACAGATCCTGGCCGACCCGGTCCTGTTTCTGGCCTTCGGCTTCGGCTCGGGACTCGCCAAAAAAGCCCCCGGCACCCTAGGCACCGCGGCGGCCATTCCGCTTTATCTGGCGTTTGTCCAAGCCGGTCTGACGCTCTACAGCGTATTGACGGTGGCGGCGATTTTGTTCGGCATTCCCATCTGCGGCAGAGCGGCCGAAAAACTGGGCGAACACGATTATAACGGCATCGTCTGGGACGAGGTGGCCGGCTATCTGATCACGATGTGGCTGGTGCCCGCCACCTGGCAGACGATCATTGCGGGCTTCATTCTGTTCCGAATCTTCGATATCCTCAAACCCTGGCCGATTCGCTGGATCGACCGGCAAATCGGCGGCGGGCTGGGCATCATGCTCGATGACGTACTGGCCGCGGTGTTTGCCGGCGCTTTACTTTGGCTATTCGTCCTCCAAGGCTGGATCCAATAG
- the nusB gene encoding transcription antitermination factor NusB, whose product MSQARTNARKAAVQALYQWQMTGHNLSEIERQFHEENRLKDAQKSYFAELFYGVPENLDTIDRALSEFIDRPVDKIDPVERAILRIGVYELLRRLDMPYRVILNESINLAKCFGADGSHKYVNGILDKIAQKTRPVEIRK is encoded by the coding sequence ATGAGCCAGGCCCGAACCAATGCCCGCAAAGCGGCCGTACAGGCTTTGTACCAATGGCAGATGACCGGCCACAATTTGAGCGAAATCGAACGCCAGTTTCACGAAGAAAACCGCTTGAAAGACGCGCAGAAAAGTTATTTTGCCGAACTTTTTTACGGCGTTCCGGAAAACCTCGACACCATCGACCGGGCTTTGTCGGAATTCATCGATCGGCCGGTCGACAAGATCGATCCCGTCGAACGGGCCATTTTGAGAATAGGCGTTTACGAACTGCTGCGCCGTCTGGACATGCCCTATCGGGTCATTCTGAACGAAAGCATCAATCTGGCGAAGTGTTTCGGCGCCGACGGCAGTCATAAATACGTCAACGGCATTCTGGACAAGATAGCCCAGAAGACTCGGCCCGTAGAAATCAGGAAATGA
- a CDS encoding riboflavin synthase, which produces MFTGIILAIGKITAIERKAGDYRFTVDTGKLPMADVQLGDSIAVNGVCLTAVELGPRFFSSDVSNETLSRTTLHAATVGTPVNLELALTPSSRLGGHIVSGHVDGIGAVIEKKPDGRSFRFKFKAPDPLARYIAEKGSICIDGISLTVNEVTGSVFGVNVVPHTLQETTLGRTAPGMKVNLEVDLLARYLERLMQGNNAAREPQGITEALLQKSGFLD; this is translated from the coding sequence ATGTTCACAGGCATCATACTGGCAATAGGAAAAATCACGGCAATCGAGCGCAAGGCGGGCGATTACCGCTTCACTGTCGATACCGGCAAATTACCGATGGCCGACGTCCAGTTGGGCGACAGCATTGCCGTCAACGGCGTCTGCCTGACCGCGGTGGAACTGGGACCCCGTTTTTTTAGCTCCGACGTTTCCAATGAAACCCTGTCGCGAACGACGCTGCACGCCGCCACCGTAGGGACGCCGGTCAATCTGGAGCTGGCCTTGACGCCTTCGAGCCGGCTGGGGGGCCATATCGTCAGCGGCCATGTCGACGGCATCGGCGCCGTTATCGAAAAAAAGCCGGACGGACGCTCCTTTCGGTTCAAGTTCAAAGCGCCCGACCCCCTGGCCAGATACATCGCCGAAAAAGGCTCCATCTGCATTGACGGCATCAGCCTGACCGTCAACGAAGTCACAGGTTCCGTTTTCGGCGTCAACGTCGTTCCGCACACGCTGCAGGAAACCACGCTGGGCCGTACCGCGCCCGGCATGAAAGTCAATCTCGAAGTGGATCTTCTGGCCCGCTACCTGGAGCGTTTAATGCAGGGCAACAACGCTGCGCGGGAGCCGCAAGGCATCACCGAAGCCTTGTTGCAAAAAAGCGGTTTTCTGGATTAA
- the ribD gene encoding bifunctional diaminohydroxyphosphoribosylaminopyrimidine deaminase/5-amino-6-(5-phosphoribosylamino)uracil reductase RibD: MQPVTERDAFYMARAVRLAKKGLYTTDPNPRVGCVLVRNGTVIGEGWHQKAGGDHAEIDALNNAQDARGATAYVTLEPCSHHGKTPPCSLALIKAGVNRVVAAMEDPNPLVAGSGLRQLREAGVEVVCGILQSEAEALNPGFIKRMKEKRPLVRSKLAMSLDGRTAVASGESKWITSTAARNDVHRLRAKSSAILTGIDTVLADDPSLTARIQEDVLQPLRIVLDTHLKTPAHAQMAGLPGRSLILTGSDDPEKTERLQQNGFEIHRLPKKNGRMDLHEVLSFLAKQQVNELLVEAGPTLNGTLLAEGLVDEWIVYMAPCVLGDRGRGLFHLPGITAMADKKTLKLTDVRRVGKDIKFTLKPRQ, translated from the coding sequence ATGCAGCCGGTTACCGAACGGGATGCTTTCTACATGGCCAGAGCCGTCCGTCTGGCGAAAAAAGGCCTCTATACGACCGATCCGAATCCTCGAGTCGGCTGCGTCCTGGTCAGGAACGGCACCGTCATCGGCGAAGGCTGGCATCAAAAAGCAGGCGGGGATCATGCCGAGATCGATGCCTTGAACAATGCGCAGGACGCCCGCGGCGCCACCGCCTACGTCACGCTCGAGCCCTGCAGCCATCACGGCAAAACGCCGCCCTGCTCTCTGGCCCTGATCAAAGCCGGCGTGAACCGAGTCGTCGCAGCGATGGAAGATCCGAATCCTTTGGTCGCAGGCAGCGGTCTCAGGCAATTGAGAGAAGCCGGCGTCGAGGTCGTCTGCGGCATCCTGCAATCCGAAGCGGAAGCGTTGAATCCGGGGTTCATCAAACGGATGAAGGAAAAGCGGCCCCTGGTCAGAAGCAAGCTGGCCATGAGCCTGGACGGGCGCACCGCCGTAGCCTCGGGCGAAAGCAAATGGATTACTTCGACTGCCGCCAGAAACGACGTGCATCGGCTGCGAGCTAAAAGTTCGGCCATTCTGACCGGTATCGATACCGTTCTGGCCGACGATCCTTCGCTGACCGCGCGCATTCAGGAGGACGTGCTGCAACCGTTGAGAATCGTCCTGGATACGCATTTGAAAACGCCGGCGCATGCGCAAATGGCTGGGCTGCCGGGCCGCAGTCTGATTCTGACCGGATCGGACGATCCGGAAAAAACGGAGCGTTTGCAGCAAAACGGATTTGAAATCCACCGCCTGCCGAAAAAAAACGGCCGGATGGATCTCCACGAAGTATTAAGCTTTCTGGCAAAGCAGCAGGTGAACGAACTGCTGGTCGAAGCCGGCCCTACGTTGAACGGAACCCTGCTGGCCGAAGGCCTGGTCGATGAATGGATCGTCTATATGGCGCCTTGCGTTCTGGGCGACCGGGGACGAGGATTGTTTCACCTGCCGGGAATCACTGCGATGGCGGATAAAAAGACCCTGAAATTAACGGATGTCAGACGCGTCGGCAAAGATATCAAATTCACCCTGAAGCCGCGCCAATAA
- the ribH gene encoding 6,7-dimethyl-8-ribityllumazine synthase — translation MSTVKTFEGNLSAQGGKFCIVASRFNSFIVDQLQAGAVDTLIRHGAHPADIHLVKAPGAFELPMVVQRIAAAKKYHAIIAIGAVIRGGTPHFEYVAGECVKGLASVSLQYEVPVSFGVLTVDTIEQAIERAGTKAGNKGAEAALSAIEMVSLFNNLDL, via the coding sequence ATGTCGACAGTAAAAACATTCGAAGGAAATTTATCGGCCCAGGGAGGCAAATTCTGTATTGTAGCCTCGCGTTTCAACAGTTTTATCGTCGATCAGTTGCAGGCCGGCGCCGTCGACACGCTGATCCGCCACGGCGCCCATCCGGCGGACATTCATCTGGTCAAAGCGCCCGGCGCCTTCGAATTGCCGATGGTGGTGCAGCGCATCGCCGCCGCCAAAAAATATCATGCCATCATCGCCATCGGCGCGGTAATTCGGGGCGGCACCCCGCATTTCGAATACGTCGCCGGAGAATGCGTGAAAGGTCTGGCCAGCGTATCTCTGCAATACGAGGTACCGGTCAGTTTCGGCGTCCTGACCGTCGACACGATCGAGCAAGCCATCGAACGTGCCGGCACCAAAGCCGGCAACAAAGGCGCCGAAGCAGCCCTGTCGGCCATTGAAATGGTCAGCCTGTTCAACAACCTGGATCTCTGA